The Bacillus sp. Y1 genome includes the window AGTATCCGTGGAAGGAGAAGTAACGTTTTTTATTGCCTCATCACGAAGTGCTAACAGCCTCTCTGTTTCTTGTATCCGCTCATCACGGTTCCCATTAGTTTGATAGAGCTTAATCAATTGTACAGTGAGATCAAAAAACAGTTGCAATCCACTCACTAGGCTTGGCCACCTTGAGCAAACTGCTTTTGACGGTTTAGTTGGATGACTTGTTTCCATGTGTCACGGTATTCTGTTACAAAACCAGAAACCTCATCAAGGATAGCTACATCGTTTTTTAAATTAGCTTCCATTAAACGACGATTTAGATAATCATACATTGCCATTAAATCTTTCGACACAGGAATATCCATATTTAAAGTAACCATAAACTCTTGGATAATTTTTTGTGCTTTAATCAAATTTGTATTTTTCTCTTCAATATTCTTTGCCTGCATCGCAACCTTAGCTTGGTGAATAAACTTCAAACACCCATTATATAACATGAGAGTTAGTTCACCAGGGGATGCAGTATTTAAAGAGTTTTGTTGATATGCTTGGTAAGGATTATTTACTGCCATTATTTAAGCACTCCTTTTTGTTTACGTTAACCAGTGTAGCTTAATAGTTGATTCATTTGCTCATTTGAGCGTTGTATGGCTTTTTCCATTGCTGTAAACTGAGCCCAATACCGATCCTCGATTCTCGTCAAACGATCCTCAAAGCTACTAATTTTTTTACCAACATCATTTAATAACTTTCCAATTTCAAACTGTGTGTTTGTTGTATAAGAATTTCCCGCCTTAGAACGTAACTTCTCCATACTTGCATTTACGGTATCCGTCAATCGTTGAGCGATTCCTTTTTCCCCTTCAGTGGAACCTGTTGCATTAAATAACTTTTCTACAGATGTAGGATCAGCCTCAATTGCTTTTTTTAAAGCTGCCTCATCAATTTCTAGCTTCCCACCCTCAAGGTAATTTGCACTCGTTTTTATTCCTATACTAGCAAGTTGCTTATACAGAGGATTGATATCTCCTTTTGAAACAGGATTTGAGAAATTGGACCGCATCTTATTCAATAAGGAAGTTAGTGTCGGATCTCTTCGTAACATCCCACTTTTTGCTCTTTCTTCCCATTGCTCTTGTTGTTTATCAGATAATTCCTCTCGCTGTTCATCAGTTAACGGAGTATAGTCTTTGTAACGTTCTTCTTGAACTTCACCTTGAATTTTAGCAATGAGTTCATTATATTTTGTTACAAAACCTTTAATATTTTCAAATATCTGATTTGTATTATTAGTTATATTTACATTCACTGGAGTAGGATTTGTTGATTCTGGAAAAACCTGTTTAAGGGTAAAAGTGACACCACTTACCTCGAACGTATTTGATGTTCTCGTAGTTTTCAGCCCATTTAGCACAAACTCTGCATTATCTCCACCGTTTTCTGTTACCCCACCGAAACCTAAAACATTATTAATAAGGGATCCACTGGTAGTAATCTCATCACCAGTAAGATTAAAATTACCTGTTTCATTTCTCGTTAATGTCATACGACCAGTAACATCGTCATAGAACATTGATACACCAATACTTGAAGAGTTTACTTTGTTTATTACAGAGTTCAATGATTCAGTACCTGAAATCAGAAAATTATCAGTTTTAGGCTGGTTATCAGATCCATACGTAGTCATTGAGAATGCACTGAATTTTTGCTCGTAATTAATTTCAACTTTTACATCTTTTGAGATTTGAGATCCAAACTCAAGTTCACCAGACTCTTTGTTTACTCTTACTATAAGATTGCCATCTGCATCTTTTAATTCTGTTGCACGTACACCATCAGTTACCGGAAATTCATAAGTTGTGTCAGCCGCTCCATTTGTCCCCTTAACAACTATAGTTGAAATTGAACTAGCTGAATGCTTCGCGTCGTCACTTAGCTTAATAATATTTGAAGCTTCTGCCATCGTATGGGACTGTGTACGATGCGATGCAACATAATCAACTTTAATTGTGCTATCTTTTGTTATGCCACTGCTAAAAGTAAGGTTTCCACTAGAATCTATTTTCACCTGTTTTTTAGTCGCATCAAGGGTAGCTGCTGGATCAGTAACTACCTCATATGAGACCCCATTTACTTTAACATTAATATGACTTGGATTACTCGTAAGTATAGAGACTCCTTCTTTTAAAGATAGTTTAATTGGTTCCCCTACTGTTGGAGCTGCAATCGTTTGAGTCTCTACACTCCCCTTTTGCCAATCAAAGGTCTCATTAGCAAAATCAGTCTGAGCTTCATATAAAGATTTATTAACATCTATTTTTTTTCCACTATCCGCAATTGATGTGCTATTTACTTTTGTTGCTGCGCTAGCAAGCTTATTAACAGCAGAAATTGAATAAGATGCTAAAGACGCTGCACTAGATGCTGTTGCAGTTACCTTAGTTTCATCAGTCGAAGTTGTACCTCTTGAGCGATATGTTGAGGAAAGCCTCATGTTTGTTAATTCCGAACGAAAATTTAATAACAATGTATTCATGGAACGATAGTCATCACGTTGCCATTCAAGAACTTGCTTCTTTTGTTTTAACTTATCTAATGGAATTCTTTCTGCCTTCATTAAGTCGGAAACCATTGTATCTATATCCATTCCACTGGCTAATCCACCAATTCGCATACTCATACAAACACCTCACTAAATCTTTTTATCTATCATTAAACCAATTGCTTCGGTCATCGCTGCATAGAAATCTAACATCTTTTTTGAAGGAATTTCTTTAACCACTTCTTTGGTTTGATCATCTACCAGAGTTACATAGTATTCATTTAATTTTTCATGATACTCAAACTTTAAAGATGTATGTGATGGTGTCAAAATTTCATTTAAACCATCAACTACTTTTGCAACCTTCTCTTTTTCATTAGAATTTAGTGGCTTTGCCTCTTCCACTTCACGATTTATCTTAAAGTTATCCCCTTTAACTTCATTTCCTAAATTAGAAGAACTAGCATTTCCAATCTGCTGAGAATTATTGTTTGTCGATACTATGCGGTCTAACATACATACTTCCCCCGGGATATGTTCTTTCTCATTATATCGGATACTAATAAAATATTTTTAGTTAAATTCTTGTATTTAAAGGGGATAATTTGTTAATGAAGAGTTATAATTAAACAGGAACACACGTTCTGTATAGAGATATAGGAGGAATAGCCATGCTATTAACAAAACTTTTATCTATGGAGCAACAATGTGTACCTCTAGCTAGTATACTTGCAGATGGAGAAATCACAAAGATTTACAAGAACTCCCGTAGAAAAATAATAGTTATAGAGAACATTTTGGAGCTAGTCAATTAGAATACAGACAGTGGAAACAAAATTGGTTAAGAGACTGGCTATACTTTACTAATAAGGGGATCTTTTAGTCTCTAAATCACATCCCTTATTCACAGAGCTTTATCCTTATTTCTATAATCCAGTCGGAGTGAAAGACATCCCTTTTGATTTATTAGAACTTTGTAAATCAGTAATTTTCCTTGCAGTTTTAGACATGGATG containing:
- the fliD gene encoding flagellar filament capping protein FliD, with amino-acid sequence MSMRIGGLASGMDIDTMVSDLMKAERIPLDKLKQKKQVLEWQRDDYRSMNTLLLNFRSELTNMRLSSTYRSRGTTSTDETKVTATASSAASLASYSISAVNKLASAATKVNSTSIADSGKKIDVNKSLYEAQTDFANETFDWQKGSVETQTIAAPTVGEPIKLSLKEGVSILTSNPSHINVKVNGVSYEVVTDPAATLDATKKQVKIDSSGNLTFSSGITKDSTIKVDYVASHRTQSHTMAEASNIIKLSDDAKHSASSISTIVVKGTNGAADTTYEFPVTDGVRATELKDADGNLIVRVNKESGELEFGSQISKDVKVEINYEQKFSAFSMTTYGSDNQPKTDNFLISGTESLNSVINKVNSSSIGVSMFYDDVTGRMTLTRNETGNFNLTGDEITTSGSLINNVLGFGGVTENGGDNAEFVLNGLKTTRTSNTFEVSGVTFTLKQVFPESTNPTPVNVNITNNTNQIFENIKGFVTKYNELIAKIQGEVQEERYKDYTPLTDEQREELSDKQQEQWEERAKSGMLRRDPTLTSLLNKMRSNFSNPVSKGDINPLYKQLASIGIKTSANYLEGGKLEIDEAALKKAIEADPTSVEKLFNATGSTEGEKGIAQRLTDTVNASMEKLRSKAGNSYTTNTQFEIGKLLNDVGKKISSFEDRLTRIEDRYWAQFTAMEKAIQRSNEQMNQLLSYTG
- the flaG gene encoding flagellar protein FlaG — its product is MLDRIVSTNNNSQQIGNASSSNLGNEVKGDNFKINREVEEAKPLNSNEKEKVAKVVDGLNEILTPSHTSLKFEYHEKLNEYYVTLVDDQTKEVVKEIPSKKMLDFYAAMTEAIGLMIDKKI
- the fliS gene encoding flagellar export chaperone FliS — protein: MAVNNPYQAYQQNSLNTASPGELTLMLYNGCLKFIHQAKVAMQAKNIEEKNTNLIKAQKIIQEFMVTLNMDIPVSKDLMAMYDYLNRRLMEANLKNDVAILDEVSGFVTEYRDTWKQVIQLNRQKQFAQGGQA